From one Nocardioides scoriae genomic stretch:
- a CDS encoding TDT family transporter: MATTNAPARPLLPALPGFRVDLDGRRPLAHVGPNWFATVMGTGIVANAAATLPVDVPGLLVAVRGIWVLDVVLLVVVAAATAAHWRTHPETARGHLADPTMRHFYGAPAMALMTVGAGALLVGVPVVGPHVAVALAGTLWTAGTTLGLWTAVAVPLRVLATPGPAPASGAWLMPVVPPMVSAATGPLLLPHLPAGQWRLTLLLACGALFGVTLVTSLLVVSTIWSRLVRHGVGPAAGVPTLFIVLGPLGQSVTAAHALGEQTGATGAAIALAYGLPVWGFAMLWLVLATVVVARTVREGMPFSLAWWSFTFPVGTVVTGTSALAAATGATALAGLATLLYAALVGAWVVVGARTARGAYRGGLLRAPATT; this comes from the coding sequence ATGGCCACCACGAACGCACCCGCCCGGCCCCTGCTGCCGGCCCTGCCCGGCTTCCGCGTCGACCTCGACGGACGGCGACCCCTGGCCCACGTCGGACCGAACTGGTTCGCCACCGTGATGGGCACCGGCATCGTCGCCAACGCCGCGGCGACGCTGCCCGTGGACGTGCCGGGGCTGCTGGTCGCCGTGCGCGGTATCTGGGTCCTCGACGTGGTCCTGCTCGTGGTCGTCGCCGCGGCCACGGCCGCCCACTGGCGGACCCACCCCGAGACGGCCCGGGGACACCTGGCCGACCCGACGATGCGGCACTTCTACGGCGCGCCCGCGATGGCGCTGATGACCGTCGGCGCCGGTGCCCTGCTGGTCGGGGTGCCCGTGGTCGGCCCCCACGTCGCGGTGGCCCTGGCCGGGACCCTGTGGACCGCGGGGACGACGCTCGGCCTGTGGACGGCCGTGGCCGTGCCCCTGCGTGTCCTGGCCACGCCCGGTCCGGCGCCCGCGTCCGGCGCCTGGCTGATGCCCGTCGTGCCCCCGATGGTGAGTGCCGCGACCGGTCCGCTGCTGCTCCCCCACCTGCCCGCGGGCCAGTGGCGCCTCACCCTGCTGCTCGCGTGCGGCGCGCTGTTCGGCGTCACCCTGGTCACGAGCCTGCTGGTCGTCTCGACGATCTGGTCCCGGCTGGTCCGCCACGGGGTCGGGCCCGCTGCGGGGGTGCCGACGCTGTTCATCGTGCTCGGTCCGCTGGGTCAGTCGGTCACCGCCGCCCACGCCCTCGGGGAGCAGACGGGTGCGACCGGTGCGGCGATCGCCCTCGCGTACGGACTCCCGGTCTGGGGCTTCGCGATGCTCTGGCTCGTGCTGGCGACCGTGGTCGTCGCCCGCACGGTCCGCGAGGGGATGCCCTTCTCCCTGGCCTGGTGGTCCTTCACCTTCCCCGTCGGGACCGTGGTCACCGGCACGTCGGCGCTGGCCGCCGCCACGGGAGCGACCGCACTGGCCGGGCTCGCGACGCTGCTGTACGCCGCGCTGGTCGGCGCCTGGGTCGTGGTGGGCGCCCGGACCGCCCGCGGCGCGTACCGCGGCGGGTTGCTCCGGGCGCCCGCGACCACCTGA
- a CDS encoding LLM class F420-dependent oxidoreductase, whose product MTSFGYTLMTEQAGPRQLVDHAVRAEDAGFDFEVMSDHYSPWLSAQGHAPYAWSVLGAVAHATSRVGLMTYVTCPTVRYHPAVVAQKAATVQLLAEGRFTLGLGSGESLNEHVVGTGWPAVQDRQAMLQEAIEIIRELHTGELVDYRGEYFQVDSARIWDLPDGGVDIGVAAGGPRAVERFAPLADHLVATEPDGDLVAAWNAAEGAPTIGRAKNGGAARAVGQIPVCWDPSESAAVERAHDQFRWFAGGWAVNADLPTTAGFAGATQFVRPEDVAGSIPCGPDLDAIVEAVRPFWENGFTDVALVQIGGDTQEAFLTEVAQPLLEKLRKASS is encoded by the coding sequence ATGACCTCCTTCGGCTACACCCTGATGACCGAGCAGGCCGGTCCCCGCCAGCTCGTCGACCACGCCGTGCGCGCCGAGGACGCCGGCTTCGACTTCGAGGTGATGAGCGACCACTACTCGCCGTGGCTCTCGGCGCAGGGCCACGCGCCGTACGCCTGGTCGGTGCTGGGCGCGGTCGCCCACGCCACCTCGCGGGTCGGCCTGATGACCTACGTGACCTGCCCGACCGTGCGCTACCACCCGGCCGTCGTGGCCCAGAAGGCCGCGACGGTGCAGCTGCTCGCCGAGGGCCGCTTCACCCTGGGTCTCGGCAGCGGGGAGAGCCTCAACGAGCACGTCGTCGGCACCGGCTGGCCCGCGGTGCAGGACCGCCAGGCGATGCTCCAGGAGGCGATCGAGATCATCCGGGAGCTCCACACCGGCGAGCTCGTCGACTACCGGGGCGAGTACTTCCAGGTCGACTCCGCCCGGATCTGGGACCTGCCCGACGGCGGCGTCGACATCGGCGTCGCGGCCGGCGGCCCGCGGGCGGTCGAGCGCTTCGCCCCGCTCGCCGACCACCTGGTCGCCACCGAGCCCGACGGCGACCTGGTCGCCGCGTGGAACGCCGCCGAGGGCGCCCCGACCATCGGGCGCGCCAAGAACGGCGGCGCGGCTCGCGCCGTCGGCCAGATCCCGGTCTGCTGGGACCCCTCGGAGTCCGCGGCGGTCGAGCGCGCCCACGACCAGTTCCGCTGGTTCGCCGGCGGGTGGGCGGTCAACGCCGACCTGCCCACCACCGCCGGCTTCGCCGGCGCCACCCAGTTCGTCCGTCCCGAGGACGTGGCGGGGTCGATCCCCTGCGGGCCCGACCTCGACGCGATCGTCGAGGCGGTCCGGCCGTTCTGGGAGAACGGCTTCACCGACGTCGCCCTGGTCCAGATCGGCGGCGACACCCAGGAGGCCTTCCTCACCGAGGTGGCCCAGCCCCTGCTCGAGAAGCTCCGAAAGGCATCGTCATGA
- a CDS encoding HAD family hydrolase, with amino-acid sequence MGTSVGTSPLPEEPPIPPANAAVLFDIDGTLVDSTYHHAIAWQRAFDRQELHLPLWRLHRAVGMGGDKLVGHVAGDEVERRLGDTLRDAWQEEYAELEAEVDPLPGSRDLVQALAAAGWTVALASSGEARFAEHAVASLGVADAVSVLTTNADVDASKPEPDLLHATLARLDVERAVMVGDTPYDVEAASRAGLACIALRSGGFSEAELGEAGAVLVVDVPGDLLDVDLVPHLRPVTSPS; translated from the coding sequence GTGGGTACCTCGGTCGGGACGTCCCCCCTCCCCGAGGAGCCCCCGATCCCTCCCGCGAACGCCGCCGTCCTGTTCGACATCGACGGCACCCTGGTCGACTCGACCTACCACCACGCCATCGCCTGGCAGCGCGCCTTCGACCGCCAGGAGCTCCACCTGCCGCTGTGGCGGCTGCACCGCGCGGTCGGCATGGGCGGCGACAAGCTGGTCGGCCACGTCGCCGGCGACGAGGTGGAGCGCCGGCTCGGCGACACCCTGCGCGACGCGTGGCAGGAGGAGTACGCCGAGCTCGAGGCCGAGGTGGACCCGCTGCCGGGGTCGCGCGACCTGGTGCAGGCGCTCGCGGCCGCCGGCTGGACGGTCGCGCTGGCGAGCTCAGGCGAGGCCCGGTTCGCCGAGCACGCCGTCGCCTCCCTCGGGGTGGCCGACGCCGTGTCGGTGCTGACCACCAACGCCGACGTCGACGCCTCCAAGCCCGAGCCCGACCTGCTGCACGCGACGCTGGCGCGGCTCGACGTCGAGCGCGCCGTCATGGTCGGGGACACGCCGTACGACGTGGAGGCCGCCTCCCGGGCCGGCCTCGCGTGCATCGCGCTGCGCTCGGGCGGCTTCAGCGAGGCCGAGCTGGGCGAGGCCGGCGCGGTGCTCGTCGTCGACGTCCCCGGTGACCTGCTCGACGTCGACCTGGTGCCGCACCTGCGGCCCGTGACCTCTCCCTCCTGA
- the eat gene encoding ethanolamine permease → MASATSDGQTSSDVDASYHEQRRLRSGAAGWVLLAGLGVSYVISGDFAGWNYGLDEGGWGGLLIATALMGLMYTCMVFGLAEMSSALPVAGAGYGFARRAMGPLGGFATGMAVLIEYAVAPAAIAVFIGGYVEALGLFGLTNGWPVYLAAYVVFIGVHLYGVGEALKLMFGITAIAVTALVAALVGLAPSFSVDHLLDITPDPGAAMSSSLLPYGAAGVVAALVYGIWFFLAVEGVPLAAEESSDPARDMPRGIIVAVLTLVVFAALILVLVPGSAGSETLRESDNPLPEAIRAVRGEGSLLADVVNYAGLAGLVASFFSIIYAYSRQLFALSRAGYLPRVLSLTGSRNTPWVALVVPGTIGFVLAAVLRDGALLINIAVFGATVSYVLLNLSHVLLRRKEPDLERPYRTPGGVATTGLALVLSVVAVVATFVVDPLAAGITAAVFVAALAYFWFYSRHHLVASAPEEEFAAIESGEQGLK, encoded by the coding sequence ATGGCCAGTGCGACCTCGGACGGCCAGACCTCCTCGGACGTCGACGCGAGCTACCACGAGCAGCGCCGCCTGAGGTCCGGCGCGGCCGGCTGGGTGCTGCTGGCGGGCCTGGGCGTCAGCTACGTCATCTCCGGTGACTTCGCGGGCTGGAACTACGGTCTCGACGAGGGCGGCTGGGGCGGGCTGCTCATCGCCACCGCCCTGATGGGGCTGATGTACACCTGCATGGTCTTCGGCCTGGCCGAGATGTCCTCCGCCCTTCCGGTGGCCGGCGCCGGCTACGGCTTCGCGCGCCGCGCCATGGGACCGCTGGGCGGGTTCGCGACGGGCATGGCCGTCCTCATCGAGTACGCCGTGGCACCCGCCGCCATCGCGGTGTTCATCGGGGGCTACGTCGAGGCGCTGGGCCTGTTCGGCCTCACCAACGGCTGGCCGGTCTACCTGGCCGCCTACGTGGTCTTCATCGGGGTCCACCTCTACGGCGTCGGCGAGGCGCTCAAGCTGATGTTCGGCATCACCGCGATCGCCGTCACCGCCCTGGTGGCCGCGCTGGTCGGGCTGGCGCCGTCGTTCTCGGTCGACCACCTGCTCGACATCACCCCCGACCCGGGCGCGGCGATGTCGAGCTCGTTGCTGCCGTACGGCGCCGCCGGGGTCGTGGCCGCCCTGGTCTACGGCATCTGGTTCTTCCTCGCCGTCGAGGGCGTGCCGCTGGCCGCCGAGGAGAGCAGCGACCCGGCGCGCGACATGCCGCGCGGCATCATCGTCGCGGTGCTGACGCTGGTCGTCTTCGCCGCGCTGATCCTGGTGCTCGTGCCCGGCTCGGCGGGGTCGGAGACCCTGCGCGAGAGCGACAACCCGCTGCCGGAGGCGATCCGCGCCGTCCGCGGTGAGGGCTCGCTGCTGGCCGACGTGGTCAACTACGCCGGCCTCGCAGGGCTGGTCGCGAGCTTCTTCTCGATCATCTACGCCTACTCCCGCCAGCTGTTCGCGCTCTCGCGGGCGGGCTACCTGCCGCGGGTGCTCTCGCTGACCGGCAGCCGCAACACCCCCTGGGTCGCGCTGGTGGTGCCCGGCACCATCGGGTTCGTGCTGGCGGCCGTGCTCCGCGACGGCGCCCTGCTCATCAACATCGCGGTCTTCGGCGCCACTGTGTCCTACGTGCTGCTCAACCTGAGCCACGTGCTGCTGCGGCGCAAGGAGCCCGACCTCGAGCGGCCCTACCGGACCCCGGGCGGCGTCGCGACGACCGGCCTGGCGCTCGTGCTGAGCGTCGTCGCGGTGGTCGCGACCTTCGTCGTCGACCCGCTCGCGGCCGGCATCACGGCCGCGGTGTTCGTGGCCGCGCTGGCGTACTTCTGGTTCTACAGCCGCCACCACCTCGTCGCCAGCGCGCCCGAGGAGGAGTTCGCGGCCATCGAGAGCGGGGAGCAGGGCCTGAAGTAG
- a CDS encoding NADPH:quinone oxidoreductase family protein — translation MRAVRVTTLDGPGAITVEDVEEPTADGAFGPQVLVETQAVGVSFPDLLLSRGEYQLKPELPFTLGVDFAGTVRSAPEGSGFSAGDRVAAVLGHGGAAEVVAVGAESVFPLPDALSFEQGAALPMNYLTAHFALAVRGDLQEGETVLVHGAAGGVGTATLQVARGYGARTIAVVSTEEKGEVARRAGADEVVLVEGFRDRVKELTDGQGVDVVMDVVGGDLMTDSLRSLGALGRLLVVGFTGGTIPQVKVNRLLLNNVDVRGVGWGAYAMARPGYMRWQWEQILPMMESGVIAPPVGATYAAEDFGRALVDMAERRTLGKSVVLL, via the coding sequence CAGTGAGGGTGACCACGCTCGACGGACCCGGGGCGATCACGGTCGAGGACGTCGAGGAGCCGACAGCCGACGGGGCCTTCGGCCCGCAGGTGCTGGTCGAGACGCAGGCGGTCGGGGTGTCCTTCCCCGACCTGCTGCTGAGCCGCGGGGAGTACCAGCTCAAGCCCGAGCTGCCCTTCACCCTCGGCGTCGACTTCGCCGGCACGGTGCGCTCGGCGCCCGAGGGCTCCGGCTTCAGCGCCGGTGACCGGGTCGCCGCGGTGCTCGGCCACGGCGGGGCCGCGGAGGTCGTCGCCGTGGGCGCCGAGAGCGTCTTCCCGCTGCCCGACGCGCTCAGCTTCGAGCAGGGCGCGGCGCTGCCGATGAACTACCTCACCGCCCACTTCGCGCTCGCCGTCCGCGGCGACCTGCAGGAGGGCGAGACGGTGCTCGTGCACGGCGCCGCGGGCGGGGTCGGCACCGCGACCCTCCAGGTCGCCCGGGGGTACGGCGCCCGCACCATCGCCGTCGTGTCGACCGAGGAGAAGGGCGAGGTCGCCCGGCGGGCCGGGGCCGACGAGGTCGTCCTGGTCGAGGGCTTCCGCGACCGGGTGAAGGAGCTGACCGACGGCCAGGGCGTCGACGTCGTCATGGACGTCGTCGGCGGCGACCTGATGACCGACTCGCTGCGCTCGCTGGGCGCGCTCGGTCGGCTGCTCGTGGTCGGCTTCACCGGCGGCACCATCCCGCAGGTCAAGGTCAACCGGCTGCTCCTCAACAACGTCGACGTCCGGGGCGTCGGCTGGGGCGCCTACGCGATGGCCCGCCCCGGCTACATGCGCTGGCAGTGGGAGCAGATCCTGCCGATGATGGAGTCCGGCGTGATCGCCCCGCCGGTCGGTGCGACGTACGCCGCGGAGGACTTCGGTCGCGCGCTGGTCGACATGGCCGAGCGCCGCACGCTGGGCAAGTCGGTCGTGCTGCTGTAG